The following proteins are encoded in a genomic region of Kosakonia oryzae:
- the ilvN gene encoding acetolactate synthase small subunit: MRRILSVLLENESGALSRVIGLFSQRGYNIESLTVAPTDDPTLSRMTIQTVGDQKVLEQIEKQLHKLVDVLRVNELGQGAYVEREIMLVKIQASGYGREEVKRNAEIFRGQIIDVTPSIYTVQLAGTSDKLDAFLATIRDVAKIVEVARSGVVGLSRGDKIMR; this comes from the coding sequence ATGCGCCGGATACTGTCTGTACTACTGGAAAATGAATCGGGCGCGTTATCGCGCGTGATTGGCCTGTTCTCTCAGCGCGGTTACAACATAGAAAGCCTGACCGTTGCGCCGACTGACGATCCCACCTTATCGCGGATGACGATCCAGACTGTCGGCGATCAAAAGGTTCTGGAGCAGATCGAAAAGCAACTGCACAAGCTGGTCGATGTGTTACGTGTGAACGAGCTGGGGCAGGGGGCATATGTTGAGCGTGAAATCATGCTGGTGAAGATTCAGGCCAGCGGCTACGGTCGCGAAGAGGTGAAACGCAACGCTGAGATCTTCCGCGGACAGATCATTGATGTTACGCCGTCGATTTACACGGTTCAGCTCGCGGGCACCAGTGACAAGCTGGATGCGTTTTTAGCCACGATTCGTGATGTGGCGAAGATTGTTGAAGTTGCGCGCTCCGGTGTGGTGGGGTTGTCGCGCGGCGATAAAATCATGCGCTGA